One region of Skermanella mucosa genomic DNA includes:
- a CDS encoding 2-hydroxychromene-2-carboxylate isomerase, with the protein MAPRIDYFFTPISPWVFLGSERFHGIARQAGAEIAYRPVDFGRIFPASGGLPLPKRAPQRQAYRLVELKRWSEHLGIPLTPQPSNFPQPDELAALTLIAAEQAGADMAALCTAFGRAVWVEDRVLSAPETLADILSRHGASPDLIDRAQSDEVRALRDAYTEQALSAGVFGAPTYVVDGELFWGQDRLDFLERKLSRS; encoded by the coding sequence ATGGCGCCACGGATCGACTATTTCTTCACGCCCATCTCGCCCTGGGTCTTCCTGGGATCGGAGCGGTTCCACGGGATCGCCCGACAGGCGGGCGCCGAAATCGCCTACCGGCCGGTCGATTTCGGCCGCATCTTCCCGGCGTCCGGCGGGCTGCCCCTGCCGAAGCGCGCGCCGCAACGCCAAGCCTACCGGCTGGTCGAACTGAAGCGCTGGTCGGAACACCTGGGCATTCCGCTGACCCCGCAGCCGTCCAACTTTCCGCAACCCGACGAACTGGCGGCACTGACCCTGATCGCGGCGGAACAGGCGGGCGCCGACATGGCGGCGCTCTGCACTGCGTTCGGCCGCGCGGTCTGGGTCGAGGACCGCGTCCTGTCGGCGCCCGAGACCCTGGCCGACATCCTGTCGAGGCACGGCGCTTCGCCCGACCTGATCGACCGGGCGCAGTCCGACGAGGTGCGCGCCCTTCGGGACGCCTACACCGAGCAGGCGCTGTCGGCCGGCGTGTTCGGGGCGCCGACCTACGTGGTGGACGGCGAGCTGTTCTGGGGCCAGGACAGGCTGGATTTCCTGGAGCGGAAACTCTCCCGCTCCTGA
- a CDS encoding (2Fe-2S)-binding protein → MYVCICHGFTEKKVKQALAEGVCSAAGFFTCMGCKPQCGKCVPYVRQMVTDHRNTLSCANTCSAPVPEEAAIAAE, encoded by the coding sequence ATGTATGTCTGTATCTGCCACGGATTTACCGAGAAGAAGGTCAAGCAGGCTCTCGCCGAAGGCGTTTGCTCCGCGGCGGGCTTCTTCACCTGCATGGGGTGCAAGCCGCAATGCGGGAAATGCGTCCCCTATGTGCGCCAGATGGTGACGGACCATCGCAACACGCTGTCCTGCGCGAACACCTGCTCCGCTCCCGTTCCCGAAGAAGCCGCCATCGCGGCCGAATAG
- a CDS encoding trypsin-like serine peptidase — translation MVLFVASATVAKARDADRDHLPGILGRDDRTPLDNQDWPWSAIGRVNRTIGGFCTGTLIGPRHVLTAAHCLFNRRTGRLIGAGDIHFLAGYRRGAYLSHSVARKIFVGAGYDYRAPFEASNLAADWAILELAEPMDIRPVPIRKEPLPAGVELVRAGYGQDRAHLLSIHDGCAPRPGASPPGLLLHTCDATHGDSGSPLLLRGADGPAIVGLDVAAGRLGGTLAGLAVPATSFHTFAHAALSGAGGDDEP, via the coding sequence GTGGTTTTATTCGTAGCGTCTGCAACGGTTGCCAAGGCCAGGGACGCGGACCGCGACCATCTGCCCGGCATACTCGGGCGCGACGACCGCACCCCTCTGGACAACCAGGATTGGCCTTGGTCGGCGATCGGCCGGGTCAACCGGACCATCGGCGGGTTCTGCACCGGCACGCTGATCGGGCCGCGTCACGTACTGACCGCCGCTCACTGCCTGTTCAACCGGCGCACGGGCCGGCTGATCGGAGCCGGCGACATCCATTTCCTGGCCGGATACCGGCGTGGCGCCTACCTGTCGCACTCGGTGGCCCGGAAAATCTTCGTGGGGGCCGGATATGACTACCGCGCCCCGTTCGAGGCGTCGAACCTGGCAGCCGACTGGGCGATCCTCGAACTGGCCGAGCCCATGGACATCAGGCCAGTCCCGATCCGGAAGGAGCCGCTGCCCGCCGGGGTCGAACTGGTCCGCGCCGGCTACGGCCAGGACCGCGCCCACCTGCTGTCCATCCACGACGGCTGCGCCCCCCGGCCGGGCGCCTCCCCGCCGGGCCTTCTGCTGCATACCTGCGACGCGACGCATGGGGACAGCGGCTCTCCCCTGCTGCTGCGCGGCGCGGACGGACCGGCCATCGTGGGCCTCGACGTCGCCGCCGGGCGGCTGGGCGGCACGCTCGCGGGACTTGCCGTCCCGGCCACCAGCTTCCATACCTTCGCACACGCCGCGCTCTCGGGCGCAGGCGGGGACGACGAGCCGTAA
- a CDS encoding sll1863 family stress response protein: MTHRSRDRFESASSLEMKALTERLDNLRAVAERVPGDQKFLLERSLDELRGLRNRCEARLEDARRASEDAWYLVKVHAEAALAQFRAGIETIENQYRRMAA, from the coding sequence ATGACACATCGAAGCAGGGATCGGTTCGAATCGGCTTCGTCGCTTGAAATGAAGGCCTTGACTGAACGGTTGGACAATCTGCGTGCCGTCGCCGAGCGGGTGCCGGGTGATCAGAAATTCCTTCTGGAACGCTCGCTCGACGAGTTGCGTGGTCTGCGCAACCGTTGCGAGGCCCGGCTGGAGGACGCGCGCCGTGCCTCCGAGGATGCCTGGTATTTGGTCAAGGTGCATGCGGAGGCAGCGCTTGCCCAATTCCGCGCCGGCATCGAGACGATCGAGAACCAGTACCGCCGCATGGCCGCCTGA
- a CDS encoding Glu/Leu/Phe/Val family dehydrogenase, which yields MKAIIAVHDTARGPALGGCRMWNYASEDLAVRDVLRLSRGMTYKNALADLPFGGGKSVIIGDSRADKTPDLMAAMGRAVERLAGRYIIAEDVGTSVEDMATIRGVTRHVAGLRDGSGDPSPATARGVFMGIRAAVDHRLRRNSLDGLRVNVQGLGHVGWDLCRQLAEEGARLAVSDIRRDTVERAVETFGATPVDAEQIFDVEADVFAPCALGAVIDDGTLPRLKVAVVAGSANNQLAESRHGTELARRGILYAPDFVINAGGVINISHEFGRNGRGYDRAAAFAHVDRIHDTLLEIFQRSDAEGIPTNLAADRIAEERFRPSRVA from the coding sequence TTGAAAGCGATCATCGCCGTCCACGACACCGCCCGCGGCCCCGCCCTGGGCGGTTGCCGCATGTGGAACTACGCGAGCGAGGACCTTGCCGTCCGCGACGTTCTGCGCCTGTCCCGCGGCATGACCTACAAGAACGCCCTGGCCGACCTGCCCTTCGGCGGCGGCAAGTCGGTCATCATCGGCGACTCCCGCGCGGACAAGACCCCCGACCTGATGGCCGCGATGGGCAGGGCGGTCGAGCGCCTCGCCGGCCGCTACATCATCGCCGAGGACGTCGGGACGTCGGTCGAGGACATGGCGACGATCCGCGGCGTCACGCGGCACGTGGCCGGGCTGCGCGACGGCAGCGGCGATCCCTCCCCCGCCACGGCGCGCGGAGTCTTCATGGGTATCCGGGCCGCGGTTGACCACCGGCTGAGGCGGAACAGCCTGGACGGGCTCCGGGTCAACGTCCAGGGCCTGGGGCATGTCGGCTGGGACCTGTGCCGCCAGCTGGCCGAGGAAGGCGCCCGCCTGGCCGTCAGCGACATCCGCCGCGATACCGTCGAACGGGCGGTCGAGACTTTCGGGGCCACGCCCGTCGATGCGGAGCAGATCTTCGACGTGGAAGCCGACGTCTTCGCCCCGTGCGCCCTGGGAGCGGTGATCGACGACGGCACCCTGCCCCGCCTGAAGGTGGCGGTGGTCGCCGGGTCGGCCAACAACCAGCTTGCCGAAAGCCGTCACGGGACCGAACTGGCCCGGCGCGGAATCCTCTATGCGCCCGACTTCGTCATCAATGCCGGCGGAGTCATCAATATCAGCCATGAGTTCGGACGGAACGGCCGGGGCTATGACCGCGCGGCGGCGTTCGCCCATGTCGACCGTATCCACGATACGTTGCTGGAGATCTTCCAGCGGTCCGATGCGGAGGGGATTCCAACAAACCTCGCGGCCGACCGGATCGCGGAGGAACGTTTCCGCCCTTCACGGGTTGCATAG